The following proteins come from a genomic window of Geomonas sp. RF6:
- the flgA gene encoding flagellar basal body P-ring formation chaperone FlgA: protein MRLFLAALFLLFVPTVSFADSGNVVKEGEVRKVVTDFLAQKTANLPAQTTVKKVGYSGDLQLPAGAVTYEVIAPESWEGWGSASLALIVRVDGQVKKNLIVRVEVEALVDMLVATRTLERGETVTEADLTIAKRDLAKVAGRFCRDVDEAVGKRVKTAIRANTPVRGDYLELVPLVKSGQLVTVLVENEAIKVTTSGRAKLSGGLGELITVQNPTSLKEFPARVINSTTVKVDF, encoded by the coding sequence ATGCGCCTTTTCCTCGCGGCCCTCTTCCTCCTTTTCGTGCCGACCGTCTCCTTCGCCGACAGCGGCAACGTGGTGAAGGAGGGGGAGGTGCGCAAGGTCGTCACCGACTTCCTCGCGCAAAAGACGGCGAATCTTCCGGCCCAGACGACCGTGAAGAAGGTCGGCTACAGCGGCGACCTGCAGCTCCCCGCCGGCGCGGTAACGTACGAAGTCATCGCGCCGGAGTCGTGGGAGGGGTGGGGGAGCGCTTCCCTTGCCCTGATCGTGCGGGTCGACGGCCAGGTGAAAAAGAACCTCATCGTACGGGTGGAGGTGGAGGCGCTGGTGGACATGCTCGTCGCCACCCGCACCCTCGAGCGCGGGGAGACGGTCACCGAGGCGGACCTCACGATAGCAAAGCGTGACCTCGCGAAGGTCGCCGGGCGCTTCTGCCGCGACGTGGACGAGGCGGTCGGGAAACGGGTGAAAACGGCGATACGGGCGAACACCCCGGTGCGCGGCGACTACCTCGAGCTTGTCCCCCTGGTGAAGAGCGGGCAGCTCGTCACGGTCCTCGTGGAGAACGAGGCGATCAAGGTCACCACCAGCGGCCGGGCGAAGCTCTCCGGCGGCCTCGGTGAGCTCATCACGGTGCAGAACCCGACCTCCCTGAAAGAATTTCCGGCGCGGGTCATCAACTCGACGACCGTCAAGGTGGATTTCTAG
- a CDS encoding flagellin N-terminal helical domain-containing protein has product MRITPGMSAENAVYNLQQQRNAIDALQEQIGSGFQINRPSDNPLSARQILDMQNQISQGEQYSSNITKATMSLNVMNVALTGMNDVMNQVASVASSMTNGNTNAADRTQAVNNLANLKAQLIDYANSQNGSQYVFGGYAGAPPFDSTGNFSGTDDSIMVDINKGSQVAVNYSGSALLRGGNPPAAVGSGATAGTSPVDVLGSIDALMTAITANNATGISDGFKNIHAAQDQMNAAQTDIAGRLVRLDNMTSMISNSQATLKDVMGNMQNVDYAKAAVQLSQQTTAFNAALSTVAKIGQLSLLDYLR; this is encoded by the coding sequence ATGAGAATCACACCAGGGATGAGCGCCGAAAACGCCGTGTACAACCTGCAGCAGCAGCGCAACGCCATCGACGCGCTGCAGGAGCAGATCGGCTCCGGCTTCCAGATCAACCGGCCGAGCGACAATCCCCTCTCCGCCCGCCAGATCCTCGACATGCAGAACCAGATCTCGCAGGGGGAGCAGTACTCCTCCAACATCACCAAGGCGACGATGTCGCTGAACGTGATGAACGTCGCCCTTACCGGGATGAACGACGTCATGAACCAGGTCGCAAGCGTCGCCTCCAGCATGACGAACGGCAATACCAATGCCGCCGACCGTACCCAGGCCGTGAACAACCTCGCGAACCTGAAGGCGCAGCTCATCGACTACGCCAACAGCCAGAACGGCAGCCAGTACGTCTTCGGCGGCTATGCAGGCGCCCCCCCCTTCGACTCCACCGGGAACTTCTCAGGGACCGACGACTCCATAATGGTGGACATCAACAAGGGGAGCCAGGTTGCAGTGAACTACTCCGGGTCGGCGCTCCTGCGCGGCGGCAACCCGCCGGCAGCGGTCGGAAGCGGTGCCACCGCCGGGACCTCCCCCGTCGACGTCCTCGGCTCCATCGATGCGCTCATGACCGCCATCACCGCCAACAACGCGACGGGGATCTCCGACGGCTTCAAGAACATCCACGCCGCCCAGGACCAGATGAACGCGGCGCAGACGGACATAGCGGGGCGCCTCGTGCGTCTCGACAACATGACCAGCATGATCAGCAACAGCCAGGCGACCTTGAAAGACGTCATGGGGAACATGCAGAACGTCGACTACGCGAAGGCAGCGGTGCAGCTTTCCCAGCAGACGACCGCCTTCAACGCCGCGCTCTCCACCGTGGCGAAGATCGGGCAGCTCTCCCTGCTCGACTACCTGAGATAG
- a CDS encoding flagellar basal body L-ring protein FlgH encodes MALLALTLLLAGCAHEQAQVRTPAFDEQIPKPQVNYASGSIWQASSVGLAEDLKARRRGDIITVVISEQASASKQASTGTGRDSSMSAGIPKLLGLEKTPIKTWMDLANMISASTSSKFDGSGSTSRQEDLRATISAKVVDVAPNGNLLIEGTRNVKVNNEDQIIVLTGTVRSRDISSDNTVSSALIADARINYSGKGVISDRQSPGWLMNVLDKVWPF; translated from the coding sequence CTGGCGCTTCTGGCGCTCACCCTCCTCCTGGCGGGGTGCGCCCACGAGCAGGCGCAGGTGAGAACCCCCGCCTTCGACGAGCAGATCCCGAAGCCGCAGGTGAACTACGCCTCCGGCTCCATCTGGCAGGCATCCTCCGTGGGGCTCGCCGAGGACCTGAAGGCGCGCCGGCGCGGCGACATCATCACGGTGGTGATCTCCGAGCAGGCGAGCGCCAGCAAGCAGGCGAGCACCGGCACGGGGCGGGACAGCAGCATGAGCGCCGGGATTCCGAAACTCCTCGGCCTCGAGAAGACCCCGATCAAGACATGGATGGATCTCGCCAACATGATCAGCGCGAGCACCAGTTCGAAATTTGACGGCTCCGGGTCAACTTCCCGACAGGAAGACCTGCGGGCGACGATCTCCGCGAAGGTGGTCGACGTGGCGCCGAACGGCAACCTCCTCATCGAGGGGACGCGCAACGTGAAGGTCAACAACGAGGACCAGATCATCGTCCTCACCGGCACCGTGCGCAGCCGTGACATCTCCTCGGACAACACCGTCAGTTCCGCCCTCATCGCCGACGCCAGGATCAACTACAGCGGCAAGGGTGTCATCAGCGACCGCCAGAGCCCTGGGTGGTTGATGAACGTCCTCGACAAGGTCTGGCCCTTCTAG
- a CDS encoding flagellar protein FlgN, whose protein sequence is MKQQIALLAATLKEEKTVLGEVRSLLEQEQTSLSALDLPAMEESQQALAETLEKLELLSRGCRNQISSLAASLGISEPASLSPVIARLAQPEQGALKKAQDEVITESRALNRALELHRGLLHDSLSMVNYSVNFFNRLFNPVDTYGNAGSLVARRGGSRFVCKEI, encoded by the coding sequence ATGAAACAGCAGATAGCGCTTTTGGCGGCAACCTTGAAAGAAGAAAAAACGGTCCTCGGCGAAGTGAGGAGCCTCCTCGAGCAGGAGCAGACGTCTCTTTCCGCACTCGACCTCCCGGCGATGGAGGAGAGCCAGCAGGCCCTGGCGGAGACGCTGGAGAAGCTCGAGCTCCTCTCCCGCGGCTGCCGCAACCAGATATCCTCCCTGGCAGCATCCCTCGGGATCTCCGAGCCGGCGAGCCTCTCCCCGGTGATCGCACGACTGGCGCAGCCGGAGCAGGGGGCGCTTAAGAAGGCGCAGGACGAGGTCATCACCGAGTCGCGCGCGCTCAACAGGGCTCTGGAACTGCACCGGGGGCTCCTGCACGACTCCCTCAGCATGGTGAATTACTCGGTAAACTTCTTCAACCGGCTCTTCAACCCGGTCGATACCTACGGCAACGCAGGGTCGCTGGTGGCCCGCCGCGGCGGCAGCCGCTTCGTCTGCAAGGAGATCTAA
- a CDS encoding glycosyltransferase family 4 protein: protein MKVSMPQGAAHGWGIAGTYLSREIAKLPPIPGVTLHCMLPTLAPLQTSVWDEINIGYCFFEDSIEILNYTRMAGRRWDYIVAGSKWCEYQLRIGGVKNCCTILQGVDPANFRPHPLPPDDRFVVFSGGKFEFRKGQDLVIAAMRVFMERHHDAWLSCIWANQWPFSLATMGMSPYIRYQHDENDFLTLPARTAVANGLDPRRVIAHPLIPNHEVAHAFAGTHIGLFPNRCEGGNNMVMCEYMACGRTVIASDGSGHADVITPDNAYPLTRYRPMVVTGTGGAATSVWEEPELDEIVELLETAYQRRHELSAKGARAAASMERLDWGAAARQFHYVATRLANERELKKARR, encoded by the coding sequence ATGAAAGTATCAATGCCGCAAGGGGCCGCCCACGGCTGGGGAATAGCCGGGACGTACCTCTCCCGGGAGATCGCCAAGCTCCCCCCCATCCCCGGTGTCACGCTGCACTGCATGTTGCCTACCCTGGCCCCGCTGCAGACCTCCGTCTGGGATGAAATAAACATCGGCTACTGTTTCTTCGAGGACAGCATCGAGATCCTCAACTACACCCGGATGGCCGGGAGGCGCTGGGACTACATCGTCGCCGGATCGAAGTGGTGCGAGTACCAGCTGAGGATCGGCGGGGTGAAGAACTGTTGCACCATCCTGCAGGGGGTGGACCCCGCGAACTTCCGCCCGCACCCTCTCCCTCCCGACGACCGCTTCGTGGTCTTTTCCGGCGGGAAGTTCGAGTTTCGCAAAGGGCAGGACCTGGTGATCGCCGCCATGCGCGTCTTCATGGAGCGTCATCACGATGCGTGGCTCTCCTGCATCTGGGCGAACCAGTGGCCCTTCTCCCTCGCCACCATGGGGATGTCCCCCTACATCCGCTACCAGCACGACGAAAACGATTTCCTCACGCTCCCGGCCCGCACCGCCGTCGCCAACGGGCTCGACCCGCGGCGCGTCATCGCTCACCCGCTGATCCCCAACCACGAGGTGGCGCACGCTTTCGCCGGGACGCACATCGGCCTCTTCCCCAACCGCTGCGAGGGGGGGAACAACATGGTCATGTGCGAGTACATGGCGTGCGGCAGGACGGTGATAGCCTCCGACGGCAGCGGCCATGCCGACGTCATCACCCCCGACAACGCCTATCCGCTCACCCGCTACCGTCCGATGGTGGTAACCGGCACCGGCGGGGCTGCCACCTCCGTGTGGGAGGAGCCGGAGCTGGACGAGATCGTGGAGCTTCTGGAGACGGCGTACCAGCGCCGCCACGAGCTTTCCGCCAAAGGTGCGCGTGCCGCCGCCTCCATGGAGCGCCTCGACTGGGGCGCAGCCGCGCGCCAGTTCCACTACGTCGCCACCCGCCTCGCCAACGAGCGGGAGCTCAAGAAGGCCCGCCGCTAG
- the flgG gene encoding flagellar basal-body rod protein FlgG yields MIRALWTAASGMQAQQLNIDVVANNLANVNTAGFKKSRADFQDLMYQNLKSTGAPSTNATTIPSGIQVGLGTRPGSVTKIFSTGNISQTGNDLDVAIEGDGFFQVQTSDGTIAYTRAGAFKKDGQGRLVTTDGSPLTPEVLIPANATKVTIGNDGTVSVLQAGQNAPTTVGTIQLAAFSNPSGLNAIGRNLYLPTDSSGTATTGTAGQNGLGTLGQGYLEMSNVSVMEEMVNMIVGQRAYEINSKAVQAADEMLQQAGNLRR; encoded by the coding sequence ATGATCAGGGCCCTTTGGACAGCCGCATCAGGTATGCAGGCACAGCAGCTCAACATCGACGTGGTGGCTAACAACCTGGCCAACGTGAACACCGCGGGATTCAAGAAGAGCCGCGCGGACTTCCAGGACCTTATGTACCAGAACCTGAAGAGCACCGGTGCCCCCTCCACCAACGCCACCACCATCCCGAGCGGGATCCAGGTCGGCCTCGGGACGCGCCCCGGATCGGTGACGAAGATTTTCTCCACCGGGAACATCAGCCAGACCGGGAACGACCTCGACGTGGCCATCGAAGGGGACGGCTTCTTCCAGGTGCAAACCTCCGACGGCACCATCGCCTACACCCGCGCCGGCGCCTTCAAGAAGGACGGGCAGGGGCGCCTCGTCACCACGGACGGCAGCCCGCTGACCCCGGAAGTCCTCATCCCGGCGAACGCCACGAAGGTGACGATCGGGAACGACGGGACCGTCTCCGTCCTGCAGGCGGGGCAGAACGCGCCGACGACCGTCGGCACGATCCAGCTCGCCGCCTTCTCCAACCCCTCCGGCCTCAACGCCATAGGAAGGAACCTCTACCTCCCGACCGACTCCTCCGGGACCGCCACCACCGGCACCGCCGGCCAGAACGGGCTCGGGACGCTCGGGCAGGGGTACCTGGAGATGAGTAACGTGAGCGTCATGGAGGAGATGGTCAACATGATCGTCGGGCAGCGTGCCTACGAGATCAACTCCAAGGCTGTGCAGGCGGCGGACGAGATGCTGCAGCAAGCCGGGAACCTGAGAAGGTAA
- a CDS encoding rod-binding protein yields MEIKAAAIPASALPVAELKVPKTLKSAPEPTDKEKAAMKKVAHEFESMFVAMMLKSMRQTVGEDKLTGGGHGEETYRSLLDEEYAAQAAKSGTIGLAAAIEKQLAQGLVTPRNKDRADR; encoded by the coding sequence ATGGAAATCAAAGCAGCAGCGATACCCGCCTCCGCCCTCCCGGTCGCCGAGCTGAAGGTGCCGAAGACCCTAAAGTCGGCCCCGGAGCCGACCGATAAGGAGAAAGCCGCCATGAAGAAGGTGGCGCACGAGTTCGAGTCGATGTTCGTGGCGATGATGCTGAAGTCGATGCGCCAGACGGTGGGAGAGGACAAGCTTACCGGCGGAGGGCACGGCGAGGAGACGTACCGCTCGCTCCTCGACGAGGAATACGCGGCGCAAGCGGCGAAGAGCGGGACGATCGGCCTTGCGGCCGCCATCGAGAAGCAACTCGCCCAGGGGCTGGTAACCCCGAGGAACAAAGACCGTGCGGATAGATAA
- the flgM gene encoding flagellar biosynthesis anti-sigma factor FlgM has translation MRIDNGIRAPYVVDLSSVASARPKGVRQQGSAADRVEISQQGKELARLKKELGELPDVRLERVALARQQMQYGPYRIDPVLVAQKMMKEQPLQGDDL, from the coding sequence GTGCGGATAGATAACGGCATACGCGCCCCCTACGTCGTCGACCTCTCGAGCGTCGCTTCCGCGCGGCCGAAAGGGGTGCGGCAGCAGGGGAGTGCCGCTGACCGGGTGGAGATCTCGCAGCAGGGGAAGGAACTCGCGAGGCTCAAGAAAGAGCTCGGGGAACTTCCGGACGTGAGGCTCGAGCGCGTCGCCCTTGCCAGGCAGCAGATGCAGTACGGGCCGTACCGGATCGACCCGGTGCTGGTCGCGCAGAAGATGATGAAAGAACAGCCTCTCCAGGGGGATGACCTATGA
- a CDS encoding flagellar basal body P-ring protein FlgI — protein sequence MKALSTLILLLVLIPTSAFAVRIKDIAAFDGVRDNQLIGYGLVVGLNGTGDTDQTKFPVQSLVSALERSGITINRNEITVKNIAAVMVTASLPPFAKQGNRLDVLVSSLGDSKSLAGGTLLMAPLKGADQQVYAVAQGAVLTNSFSYGGQAASAVKNHPTAGTVPGGALVERELPNVLANHNALRLNLRQSDFTTASRVAAAVNEHFRGGVASLTDPGSVQITLPDAYRGRTVEFVAELERLEVNPDVEARVVMNERTGTIVMGENVRISTVAVSHGNLTVVVKESPRVSQPPALSSGTTKVVPNTSLKVTEERASLSLIREGANLGDVVRALNALGVTPRDLIGIMQAIKAAGALNAELTVI from the coding sequence ATGAAAGCGCTTTCCACCCTCATACTTCTCCTCGTACTGATCCCGACCTCCGCTTTTGCGGTGCGCATCAAGGACATCGCCGCCTTCGACGGGGTGCGCGACAACCAGCTCATCGGCTACGGCCTGGTGGTGGGACTGAACGGAACCGGCGACACGGACCAGACGAAGTTCCCGGTGCAGTCGCTGGTGAGCGCCTTGGAGCGCAGCGGCATAACCATCAACCGCAACGAGATCACCGTTAAGAACATTGCCGCAGTCATGGTCACTGCGAGCCTCCCCCCCTTCGCGAAGCAGGGGAACCGCCTCGACGTCCTCGTCTCCTCCCTCGGCGACTCGAAAAGCCTTGCCGGTGGCACACTCCTCATGGCGCCCCTTAAGGGTGCCGACCAGCAGGTGTATGCGGTCGCCCAGGGTGCTGTTCTCACCAACTCCTTCTCCTACGGGGGGCAGGCGGCGAGCGCCGTGAAGAATCACCCGACCGCCGGGACGGTCCCCGGGGGGGCGCTGGTGGAGCGGGAGCTTCCGAACGTGCTGGCCAATCACAACGCGCTGCGCCTCAACCTGCGCCAGTCCGACTTCACGACCGCTTCCCGCGTCGCCGCTGCCGTTAACGAGCATTTCCGCGGCGGAGTGGCGAGCCTCACCGACCCGGGGAGCGTGCAGATCACCCTGCCGGACGCCTACCGCGGCCGCACCGTCGAGTTCGTGGCCGAGCTGGAGCGGCTGGAGGTCAATCCGGACGTGGAGGCGCGGGTGGTCATGAACGAGCGGACCGGCACCATCGTTATGGGTGAGAACGTGCGCATCTCCACCGTCGCCGTGTCGCACGGGAACCTGACGGTGGTGGTGAAGGAGAGCCCGCGGGTATCGCAGCCGCCGGCGCTTTCCTCCGGCACCACGAAGGTCGTTCCCAACACCTCGCTGAAGGTGACGGAGGAGCGGGCGAGCCTCTCCCTCATCAGGGAAGGTGCCAATCTCGGAGACGTGGTGCGCGCCCTGAACGCCTTGGGGGTGACCCCGAGGGATCTCATCGGGATCATGCAGGCGATAAAGGCCGCCGGCGCCCTGAACGCAGAGCTCACTGTCATCTAG
- a CDS encoding flagellar motor protein has protein sequence MDIASIIGLILGFGAVFGGAILEGLHIGALIQPTAFIIVEGGTLATVCVAFPMSTLMSALKDLKKVILPPKEDPEGVIKNIINYAAKARRNGLISLEQEAQTVKDPFTKKGISLVVDGIDPQKLRETMEIELASIKEHGKGSAEVFEAAGGFAPTIGIIGAVLGLIHVMGNLSDPSKLGGGIAVAFVATIYGLMTANIICLPFGTKLKHRLKEELLQKEMVIEGLIAIQNGENPHFIEQKLRAYLHDSAPAEKKGK, from the coding sequence ATGGATATAGCAAGCATAATCGGCCTCATCCTCGGCTTCGGCGCCGTCTTCGGCGGCGCCATCCTCGAGGGGCTTCACATCGGCGCCCTCATACAGCCCACCGCCTTCATCATCGTGGAGGGGGGGACGCTGGCGACGGTTTGCGTCGCCTTCCCGATGTCCACCCTCATGTCCGCCCTGAAGGACCTGAAGAAGGTTATCCTCCCCCCGAAGGAAGACCCGGAAGGGGTCATCAAGAACATCATCAACTACGCGGCGAAGGCGCGGCGCAACGGCCTCATCTCGCTGGAGCAGGAAGCGCAGACCGTGAAGGACCCCTTCACCAAGAAGGGGATCTCGCTCGTCGTCGACGGCATCGACCCGCAGAAACTGAGGGAAACGATGGAGATCGAGCTCGCCTCCATAAAGGAGCACGGCAAGGGGAGCGCGGAGGTCTTCGAGGCGGCGGGCGGCTTCGCCCCGACCATCGGGATCATCGGCGCCGTTCTCGGCCTCATCCACGTCATGGGAAACCTCTCCGACCCCTCGAAGCTCGGCGGCGGTATCGCGGTCGCCTTCGTGGCCACGATCTACGGCCTCATGACCGCCAACATCATCTGTCTCCCCTTCGGCACGAAGCTCAAGCACCGCCTGAAGGAAGAGCTCCTGCAGAAGGAGATGGTCATCGAGGGGCTCATCGCCATCCAGAACGGCGAGAACCCCCACTTCATCGAGCAGAAGCTGCGGGCATACCTGCACGACTCCGCCCCTGCGGAGAAAAAGGGGAAATAA
- a CDS encoding flagellar FlbD family protein: MIRVTTLDGTEIFLNPDHIEIISETPDTLITLVNGKRYLIVEPARVVIGRIISFRGRILQAGRPKSGPKYLARSGAKDYRPQGGT; this comes from the coding sequence ATGATACGGGTAACGACACTCGACGGCACCGAAATCTTCCTGAACCCCGATCACATCGAGATCATCAGCGAGACCCCCGACACCCTGATCACTCTCGTCAACGGCAAGCGCTACCTCATCGTGGAGCCGGCGCGGGTGGTTATCGGGCGCATCATCAGCTTCAGGGGGAGGATCCTGCAGGCGGGGAGACCGAAAAGCGGCCCGAAGTACCTCGCCAGGAGCGGGGCAAAGGACTACCGTCCGCAAGGCGGGACATGA
- a CDS encoding OmpA/MotB family protein, which translates to MAKKEEHEKEPNHERWLVSYADFITLLFAVFVTLYAMGQTDKKKVEQVLNSMRDSFGYTQSSLPSKGSVIESGNLNLIPTLKTATLVAKRGRSHGEEKDFKSTKTAIEAYLMKTGNQQKVSVNINSRGLVVSLKEAGFFPSGSAALRPGSLALLNDVAQSLSTYSNSIRVEGHTDNIPISSAEYRSNWELSSSRAITVLQYLVQQYDFEPQKISATGYGEFRPVADNGSAEGRGRNRRVDIVLLSEQTARAEPETYTPSVAARSGGEGTADAVK; encoded by the coding sequence ATGGCGAAAAAGGAAGAGCATGAGAAGGAACCAAACCACGAGCGGTGGCTGGTATCCTATGCCGACTTCATAACGCTCCTCTTCGCCGTCTTCGTGACCCTCTACGCCATGGGGCAGACCGACAAGAAGAAGGTCGAGCAGGTCCTGAACTCCATGCGCGACTCCTTCGGCTACACCCAGAGCTCCCTCCCCTCGAAGGGGAGCGTCATCGAGTCGGGGAACCTGAACCTGATCCCTACCCTGAAGACCGCCACCCTCGTCGCGAAGAGGGGGAGGAGCCACGGCGAGGAAAAGGACTTCAAGTCGACGAAGACCGCCATCGAGGCGTACCTCATGAAGACGGGGAACCAGCAGAAGGTGAGCGTCAACATTAACAGCAGGGGACTGGTGGTGAGCCTGAAGGAGGCGGGATTCTTCCCCTCCGGGAGCGCCGCGCTACGCCCCGGCTCCCTCGCCCTCCTGAACGACGTGGCGCAGTCCCTCTCCACCTATTCGAACTCCATACGGGTAGAGGGGCACACGGACAACATCCCGATCAGCTCCGCCGAGTACCGCTCCAACTGGGAGCTCTCCAGCAGCCGCGCCATCACCGTCCTGCAGTACCTGGTGCAGCAGTACGACTTCGAGCCGCAGAAGATCTCCGCCACCGGCTACGGCGAATTCCGCCCCGTCGCGGACAACGGCAGCGCAGAGGGGAGGGGGAGGAACCGCAGGGTGGACATCGTCCTCCTCTCCGAGCAGACCGCCCGCGCCGAGCCGGAAACATACACCCCCTCCGTCGCTGCCCGCAGCGGCGGAGAAGGAACAGCTGACGCAGTGAAATAG
- the flgK gene encoding flagellar hook-associated protein FlgK translates to MGIGDIYRVGYAGMAAARTAMEVTGENISNVNTEGYSKQQVNLATRFSIAPSGIDIGTGVEVTAVYRSYDNMLQQQLVNGKSTYQQNLTRQNALTQIQPSFNELNSNGLGASLTSFFQAWQDLSANAQGSAERQALLSKSQILVDNFHNVAKSLTGVATVADQSLVGISSEVTDNAKNIAVLNAQIISTVAAGGTPNTLYDQRDLLLQQMAEKVGISSTIQTDGTVTVALSGGQQIVSGNKYATLYAQQNAAVPPTNDLYVTAIGAPPPSNNPLADTNVTATVGGANNSMGKIGGTLQVRDSIVPGYMAKLDEMASSLVSSVNTAHAAGFDVNGNTGINFFNPAGTTAATISLAAGLTGNRIAAADTNPTLAGGGVANNVNARAIAGIADTTYAFSTGSDTFAGFYETQVSQVGIDVQSAQNATNNGEGFLKQLGVLRSSVSGVSLDEELTNLMQYQQAFQGAAKIVNTWSEMVDTLLGMVR, encoded by the coding sequence ATGGGAATCGGCGATATCTACCGCGTAGGGTACGCGGGCATGGCTGCCGCGCGCACCGCCATGGAGGTGACCGGCGAGAACATCTCCAACGTCAACACCGAGGGGTACTCGAAGCAGCAGGTGAACCTTGCGACCCGCTTCTCCATCGCCCCCTCCGGGATCGACATAGGGACCGGCGTCGAGGTCACGGCGGTGTACCGCTCCTACGACAACATGCTGCAGCAGCAGCTGGTGAACGGGAAGAGCACCTACCAGCAGAACCTGACCCGGCAGAACGCGCTGACCCAGATCCAGCCGTCCTTCAACGAGCTCAATTCGAACGGGCTCGGGGCGTCGCTCACGAGCTTCTTCCAGGCCTGGCAGGACCTCTCCGCCAACGCCCAGGGGAGCGCCGAGCGCCAGGCGCTCCTTTCCAAGTCGCAGATCCTGGTGGACAACTTCCACAACGTGGCAAAAAGCCTCACCGGGGTGGCCACCGTTGCGGACCAGAGTCTCGTAGGCATTTCCTCCGAGGTCACCGACAACGCGAAGAACATCGCGGTGCTGAACGCCCAGATCATCTCCACTGTCGCCGCGGGGGGGACTCCCAACACGCTGTACGACCAGCGGGACCTCCTCCTGCAGCAGATGGCGGAGAAGGTGGGGATCTCCTCCACGATCCAGACAGACGGGACGGTCACCGTGGCGCTCTCCGGCGGGCAGCAGATCGTGAGCGGCAACAAGTACGCCACCCTCTACGCGCAGCAAAACGCCGCCGTGCCGCCGACAAACGACCTGTACGTCACAGCCATCGGCGCGCCTCCCCCCTCCAACAACCCGCTGGCGGACACAAATGTCACCGCCACGGTCGGCGGGGCGAACAACTCCATGGGGAAGATCGGCGGCACCCTGCAGGTGCGCGACAGCATCGTCCCCGGATACATGGCAAAGCTCGACGAGATGGCATCGTCCCTCGTGTCCTCGGTAAACACCGCGCACGCCGCAGGTTTCGACGTGAACGGCAACACCGGGATCAACTTCTTCAACCCCGCCGGGACGACCGCCGCCACGATCTCCCTTGCCGCGGGACTGACCGGCAACAGGATCGCCGCCGCCGACACCAACCCGACGCTGGCGGGGGGCGGGGTGGCGAACAACGTGAACGCCCGCGCCATCGCCGGAATCGCCGACACCACCTACGCCTTCTCCACCGGGAGCGACACCTTCGCCGGCTTCTACGAGACGCAGGTGAGCCAGGTGGGGATCGACGTGCAGAGCGCCCAGAACGCCACCAACAACGGTGAGGGGTTCCTGAAGCAGCTGGGGGTGCTCCGCTCCTCCGTGTCGGGGGTTTCCCTCGACGAGGAGCTCACCAATCTCATGCAATACCAGCAGGCATTCCAGGGGGCCGCAAAGATCGTGAACACCTGGAGCGAAATGGTCGATACCCTTCTCGGGATGGTCAGATAA